A stretch of Cryptosporangium aurantiacum DNA encodes these proteins:
- a CDS encoding FadR/GntR family transcriptional regulator, with protein sequence MVTTSEPVGRGMRAAKTGELIASYLRGRIVRGELVEGDSLPSEADLMDQFEVSRPTLREAFRILEAESLIAIRRGSRGARIVAPSVDVAARYVGLLLQHSKTTLADVYEARSVIETAAAAMLAERRTAQDVADLRECVAGLENLVESGDPSVDAPVWSTATTTFHELVLERSRNQTLALQSAVLREIIAMHLAIVARRSTDPARNLREFRKSVRSSRKLVDLVEAKDAEGAEKHWRAHMEAAARSLLRDDLRSATVLDLFN encoded by the coding sequence GTGGTCACCACCAGCGAGCCGGTGGGGCGCGGAATGCGCGCCGCGAAAACCGGCGAGCTCATCGCGTCGTACCTGCGGGGCCGGATCGTCCGCGGCGAGCTGGTCGAAGGCGACAGCCTGCCCTCCGAAGCCGACTTGATGGACCAGTTCGAGGTCTCCCGGCCGACGCTCCGGGAGGCATTCCGCATTCTGGAGGCCGAATCGCTGATCGCGATCCGGCGCGGCTCGCGCGGTGCGCGCATCGTCGCGCCGAGCGTCGACGTGGCGGCGCGGTACGTGGGTCTCCTGCTCCAGCACTCCAAGACCACGCTGGCCGATGTGTACGAGGCGCGGTCAGTGATCGAGACGGCCGCCGCCGCGATGCTGGCCGAGCGCCGGACCGCGCAAGACGTGGCAGATCTCCGCGAGTGCGTGGCCGGCCTGGAGAACCTGGTGGAGTCCGGGGACCCGTCGGTCGACGCTCCGGTCTGGAGCACGGCGACCACGACTTTCCACGAACTCGTGCTCGAGCGCTCCCGCAACCAAACGCTCGCTCTCCAGTCGGCCGTGCTGCGCGAGATCATCGCGATGCACCTGGCGATCGTCGCCCGCCGGTCCACCGATCCCGCGCGCAATCTACGGGAATTCCGTAAGTCGGTGCGGTCGAGCCGGAAGCTGGTCGATCTGGTCGAGGCCAAGGACGCGGAGGGCGCGGAGAAGCATTGGCGTGCCCACATGGAGGCCGCCGCCCGGTCGCTGCTCCGTGACGATCTGCGGTCCGCCACGGTCCTGGACCTCTTCAACTAG
- a CDS encoding acyl-CoA dehydrogenase family protein — MNFSFSDEQEQLRSTLRRLLSERASSERLREILETDDRVDRTLWSLLAGQLGLLGLGIPEEYGGAGFGPVETTVVFEELGRALAAVPYFSTIGLAVNALLAADDEAARKDLLPGIADGSTLATLAISERGGDGGIDLAAVTTTAAGGDGTWRLTGEKAFVTDGVSADLVLVVARSEAGLGLFAVAGDAENLARENMAPLDLTRPLARIRFEGTPARLVGAEGAAEPGLRVALDRAVAALAAEQAGGAARCLDMAVEYAKVREQFGRPIGSFQAIKHKAADMMVRVETAKSAAYYAAWAAADSSSEASLASALAAAYCADAYVDVAAENIQIHGGIGYTWEHDAHLYFRRAKSSQLLFGTPETHRDRLAALVGI, encoded by the coding sequence ATGAACTTTAGCTTCTCCGACGAACAGGAGCAGTTGCGCTCGACGCTGCGTCGTCTCCTCTCCGAGCGCGCGTCGAGCGAGCGACTCCGCGAGATTCTGGAGACCGACGACCGCGTCGACCGAACACTCTGGAGCCTGCTGGCCGGGCAACTCGGGTTGCTCGGCCTCGGGATCCCGGAGGAGTACGGTGGCGCCGGCTTCGGGCCGGTCGAGACCACGGTCGTGTTCGAGGAACTCGGCCGCGCGTTGGCCGCCGTTCCCTACTTCAGCACGATCGGGCTGGCCGTGAACGCGCTACTGGCCGCGGACGACGAGGCGGCACGCAAAGACCTGCTGCCCGGAATCGCGGACGGATCGACCCTGGCCACCCTCGCGATCTCCGAGCGGGGCGGCGACGGTGGCATCGACCTGGCCGCGGTGACCACGACCGCGGCGGGCGGGGACGGGACCTGGCGGCTGACCGGCGAGAAGGCGTTCGTCACCGACGGCGTCAGCGCCGACCTCGTCCTGGTCGTCGCCCGGAGTGAGGCCGGGCTCGGGCTGTTCGCCGTCGCGGGGGACGCCGAGAACCTGGCCCGGGAGAACATGGCACCGCTCGATCTGACCCGCCCGCTGGCCCGGATCCGGTTCGAGGGCACGCCGGCCCGCTTGGTCGGGGCCGAGGGCGCTGCCGAGCCCGGGCTGCGCGTGGCGTTGGACCGGGCAGTGGCTGCGCTCGCGGCCGAGCAGGCCGGCGGCGCCGCCCGCTGCCTCGACATGGCGGTGGAGTACGCGAAGGTGCGCGAGCAGTTCGGCCGGCCGATCGGTAGCTTCCAGGCGATCAAGCACAAGGCAGCCGACATGATGGTCCGGGTCGAGACGGCCAAATCGGCGGCCTACTACGCCGCCTGGGCCGCTGCGGACTCCTCGTCGGAGGCGTCGTTGGCCTCGGCGTTGGCCGCGGCCTACTGCGCTGATGCCTACGTCGACGTGGCGGCGGAGAACATCCAGATCCACGGCGGGATCGGCTACACCTGGGAGCACGACGCGCACCTCTACTTCCGGCGGGCGAAGTCGAGTCAGCTGCTCTTCGGTACCCCCGAAACTCACCGTGACCGGCTCGCCGCACTCGTCGGCATCTGA
- a CDS encoding class I adenylate-forming enzyme family protein, whose translation MAIQERLAGLLAQAAPATVAVVHSDTAWTWGQLSTLSQKLNGILNAVALGAGARVGVVLENRPQFAAVATSLLSTDRCLTTLSPLQPPERLCADIDASALPVVVASATTLALPGVRDAIVRHGRIIVLGWDGTCAMEPVEPILATDRPTAPGVAIEMLTSGTTGKPKRVQLTYGQLATSIGSARMPGKVDGNGKIVLGTGATIVSTPMVHIGGLWGVITSIYAGRRTVLLDRFTVPEWVDAVDTHKPRAAGLVPAAMQMLIDADVPPHRLASLQVVTSGTAPCPPALADTMLERYGIRVLMTYGATEFSGAVAGWTKADHVQWWPAKQGAAGRAFPGVSLRVVTDQGAELPVGSSGILEIRTAQAANGGREWVRTSDLARIDHDGFLWIEGRADDAIIRGGFKVHPAVVKAALERHPAVREAAVVGVPHERLGSVPIAAVIPRADVDRPTSDVLITACRETLTPYEVPTRITILDEFPRTAAMKVDRVRLLEVLGAPPQPVAG comes from the coding sequence ATGGCGATCCAGGAGCGTCTCGCGGGGCTGCTCGCGCAGGCGGCCCCCGCGACCGTCGCGGTCGTGCACAGTGACACGGCGTGGACGTGGGGACAGCTCTCGACGCTGTCGCAGAAGCTGAACGGCATCCTGAACGCGGTGGCGCTCGGGGCCGGCGCCCGCGTCGGCGTGGTGCTGGAGAACCGGCCGCAGTTCGCGGCCGTCGCGACGTCGCTGCTCAGCACGGACCGCTGCCTCACGACGTTGAGCCCGTTGCAGCCGCCGGAGCGCCTCTGCGCCGACATCGACGCCAGCGCGCTACCCGTCGTCGTGGCGTCAGCCACCACACTGGCGCTCCCGGGCGTCCGGGACGCGATCGTTCGGCACGGCCGGATCATCGTCCTGGGGTGGGACGGCACGTGCGCGATGGAGCCGGTCGAGCCGATCCTCGCCACCGATCGCCCCACGGCCCCGGGCGTCGCGATCGAGATGCTCACGTCCGGAACGACCGGTAAGCCCAAGCGCGTTCAGTTGACGTACGGCCAGCTCGCCACGTCGATCGGGTCGGCGAGGATGCCCGGCAAGGTCGATGGCAACGGCAAGATCGTGCTCGGGACGGGTGCGACCATCGTGTCCACCCCGATGGTGCACATCGGAGGTCTCTGGGGCGTCATCACGTCCATCTACGCCGGACGGCGGACCGTTCTGCTGGACCGGTTCACGGTCCCCGAGTGGGTCGACGCGGTCGACACGCACAAACCGCGGGCCGCCGGGCTGGTGCCCGCGGCGATGCAGATGCTGATCGACGCCGACGTTCCGCCGCACCGTCTGGCCAGCCTCCAGGTGGTGACGTCCGGCACCGCCCCCTGCCCACCGGCGCTGGCCGACACGATGCTCGAGCGGTACGGCATCCGCGTCCTGATGACCTACGGCGCCACCGAGTTCTCCGGTGCGGTCGCCGGTTGGACCAAGGCCGACCACGTCCAGTGGTGGCCGGCCAAGCAGGGCGCCGCAGGGCGGGCGTTCCCCGGTGTCTCGCTGCGCGTGGTCACCGATCAGGGCGCCGAACTGCCGGTCGGTTCCTCCGGCATCCTGGAGATCCGCACCGCGCAGGCGGCCAACGGCGGGCGCGAGTGGGTGCGCACCAGCGATCTCGCCCGTATCGACCACGACGGCTTCCTCTGGATCGAGGGCCGCGCCGACGACGCGATCATCCGTGGTGGCTTCAAGGTGCATCCGGCGGTCGTCAAGGCGGCGCTCGAGAGGCACCCGGCCGTGCGGGAGGCGGCGGTCGTCGGCGTTCCGCACGAGCGGTTGGGTAGCGTCCCGATCGCCGCGGTCATCCCGCGGGCCGACGTCGACCGTCCGACGTCCGACGTCCTGATCACGGCCTGCCGCGAAACCCTGACGCCGTACGAGGTGCCGACCCGGATCACGATCCTCGACGAGTTCCCGCGCACCGCGGCGATGAAGGTCGACCGGGTGCGCCTGCTGGAGGTCCTCGGAGCCCCGCCACAGCCGGTGGCCGGCTGA
- a CDS encoding class I adenylate-forming enzyme family protein translates to MGATIADQIRRAAAEHPDVRVVYHGPRGTVEITLAEHLRRAEAVAAGLHTLGVRRGDVVAIQVPHRIEGALAQQAGWLLGAVVLPIVPIYGPKELGFILGQSGASVFVVAPGTTPAADLLARIGPLPALRTTVVIDADVPPGAVAWERLGGHDATEGLAADPADRALLVYTSGTTADPKGVQHSSETLLAELAAMTDFFPGGPDVVHLAVFPAGHVAGVLGLLRALAGATPTVSLEKWDAAAAAALIGRYRVSVSVGAPVHLLAILDAAREHGHDLSSLRDYMLGAAQVPPHVVARANELGIVAYRGYGSSEHPTISSGRATDPEEKRLTTDGRVTPGNEVRLVDDDGADVPTGQDGEIVVRGPEQFLGYLDASLNESAYLPGGWLRTGDVGRFDDEGYLTVTDRKKDIIVRGGENISSKEVEDVLGTHPDVLAAAVVGVPDPRYGERVGAFVVLRPGAAFTVADADAHVRAAGLARQKTPEVIRVVDDLPRTPAGKVQKFALRTLLRESNDEL, encoded by the coding sequence ATGGGCGCCACGATCGCCGACCAGATCCGTCGGGCGGCGGCCGAGCACCCCGACGTCCGAGTCGTTTACCACGGGCCGCGGGGAACCGTGGAGATCACCCTGGCCGAGCATCTCCGTCGCGCGGAGGCGGTGGCGGCAGGGCTGCACACGCTGGGCGTGCGCCGCGGCGACGTCGTGGCGATCCAGGTTCCCCACCGGATCGAGGGCGCCCTGGCGCAGCAAGCCGGATGGCTCCTTGGCGCGGTCGTCCTGCCGATCGTCCCGATCTACGGCCCGAAGGAGTTGGGATTCATCCTCGGCCAGTCGGGGGCGTCCGTGTTCGTGGTGGCGCCGGGCACGACCCCGGCGGCCGACCTGCTCGCACGGATCGGTCCGCTCCCGGCGCTGCGGACGACCGTCGTGATCGACGCGGACGTTCCGCCCGGTGCCGTCGCCTGGGAGCGCCTCGGCGGGCACGACGCGACTGAAGGCCTCGCGGCCGACCCCGCGGATCGGGCGTTGCTCGTGTACACGTCCGGTACCACCGCCGACCCGAAGGGCGTCCAGCACTCGTCCGAGACGCTTCTCGCCGAACTCGCCGCAATGACGGACTTCTTCCCCGGAGGTCCGGACGTCGTACACCTGGCGGTCTTTCCGGCCGGGCACGTCGCGGGCGTCCTGGGACTGCTCCGGGCGCTGGCCGGTGCCACCCCGACCGTGTCGCTGGAGAAGTGGGACGCCGCGGCCGCCGCGGCGTTGATCGGCCGGTACCGCGTGTCGGTTTCGGTGGGAGCGCCGGTGCACCTTCTGGCGATTCTGGACGCCGCCCGCGAGCACGGTCACGACCTCTCGTCACTGCGCGACTACATGCTCGGGGCCGCTCAGGTTCCGCCGCACGTCGTCGCGCGGGCCAACGAACTCGGCATCGTCGCCTACCGCGGCTACGGGTCGAGCGAGCACCCCACGATCAGCTCCGGTCGCGCGACCGATCCGGAGGAGAAGCGGCTGACCACCGATGGCCGGGTGACGCCGGGCAACGAGGTGCGCCTGGTCGACGACGACGGAGCCGACGTCCCCACCGGACAGGACGGCGAGATCGTCGTCCGCGGCCCGGAGCAGTTCCTCGGCTACCTCGACGCGTCCTTGAACGAATCGGCGTACCTCCCGGGCGGCTGGCTCCGGACCGGCGACGTCGGCCGGTTCGATGACGAGGGCTACCTCACCGTCACCGATCGCAAGAAGGACATCATCGTCCGGGGCGGCGAGAACATCTCATCCAAAGAGGTCGAGGACGTCCTCGGCACCCACCCGGACGTACTCGCCGCTGCCGTCGTCGGGGTGCCCGACCCGCGGTACGGCGAACGGGTCGGCGCGTTCGTCGTGCTGCGGCCGGGAGCCGCGTTCACGGTGGCCGACGCCGACGCGCACGTTCGCGCGGCCGGCCTGGCCCGGCAGAAGACGCCGGAGGTGATCCGTGTGGTCGACGACCTCCCGCGAACCCCCGCCGGGAAAGTCCAGAAGTTCGCTCTCCGCACGCTGCTCAGGGAGTCCAACGATGAACTTTAG